A genomic segment from Flavobacterium sp. 9R encodes:
- a CDS encoding glycosyltransferase family 2 protein: MKQALISIIIPTYNRAHLIGETLDSILSQTYSNWECIIVDDGSSDDIAGVLISYIERDSRFKFFRRADDKIKGASSCRNIGFELSQGEYIQYLDSDDIISANKLEAQLEVLLRESETTCAICKWGVFDKYPEESIVKESMPYYKNWVSIKDFFDVLGEYGLYVPIHSYLISRNMVVNAGKWNEDLCINDDGEFFTRLLLKTTKIVYVEKAMVFYRKNNENGLSSYNNQKLKKIKYSWKLIENHLKPIYIGEKIQYVLSAKKRIFEQTKEGFPFFFVLNFYFFREIIVHYYSKRIWQKIKNNYK, encoded by the coding sequence ATGAAACAGGCTCTAATATCCATAATCATCCCTACCTACAATCGAGCCCACTTAATTGGTGAAACCCTTGATAGTATTTTGTCGCAAACATATTCTAATTGGGAATGTATTATTGTGGATGATGGGAGTTCTGATGATATTGCTGGGGTTTTGATAAGTTATATTGAAAGAGATTCTAGATTTAAGTTTTTTAGAAGAGCAGATGATAAAATAAAAGGAGCAAGTTCGTGCAGGAATATTGGTTTTGAATTGAGCCAAGGGGAATATATTCAGTATTTAGATTCGGATGATATAATTTCTGCTAATAAATTAGAAGCTCAACTTGAGGTGCTTTTGCGAGAAAGTGAAACTACTTGCGCAATTTGTAAATGGGGAGTTTTTGATAAATATCCTGAGGAAAGTATTGTAAAGGAAAGTATGCCTTATTACAAAAATTGGGTTTCTATTAAAGATTTTTTTGATGTTTTAGGAGAATATGGACTATATGTTCCAATACACTCGTATTTGATTTCAAGAAATATGGTTGTAAATGCAGGAAAGTGGAATGAAGATTTGTGTATCAATGATGATGGAGAGTTTTTTACTAGATTATTATTAAAAACAACTAAAATTGTATATGTAGAAAAAGCAATGGTTTTTTACAGGAAAAATAATGAAAATGGGTTAAGCAGCTATAATAATCAAAAATTAAAAAAAATAAAATATAGTTGGAAACTAATTGAAAATCATTTGAAACCAATTTATATAGGTGAGAAAATACAATATGTCTTAAGTGCCAAGAAGAGAATTTTTGAACAGACTAAAGAGGGATTTCCTTTCTTTTTTGTTTTGAATTTCTATTTTTTTAGAGAGATTATTGTTCACTATTATTCTAAACGAATATGGCAAAAAATAAAAAATAATTATAAATGA
- a CDS encoding glycosyltransferase family 2 protein encodes MLAIVIPYYKLTFFEATLQSLAQQTCQDFKVYIGNDASPEDPSMMIENYNGMFDFLYHRFESNLGETSLTKQWERCIALSGNEEWLMILGDDDVLGEKVVEEFYKNLEEITQRGINVVRFSTQIIDEITNTTSKIFVNPNFENAADFYCRRNLGLVRCSLSEHIFRKKSYVKYSFQDYPLAWHSDDYAWIQFSESKPILAINSEKVSIRVSNESLTGSKTNLKDKRIAESMFYMDLVKHNLNLFNKGERFKFLMKAEVSIKKYRKLSLEEWNILFLKYVHNFAFIPFLKFTRRFLKSFYQ; translated from the coding sequence ATGCTCGCAATAGTTATCCCATATTATAAACTTACCTTCTTCGAGGCAACCTTGCAGTCCTTGGCACAACAAACGTGTCAAGATTTTAAGGTGTATATAGGTAATGATGCCAGTCCTGAAGATCCTTCGATGATGATAGAAAATTATAACGGAATGTTTGATTTTTTGTACCATCGATTTGAAAGCAATTTAGGAGAGACTTCATTGACAAAACAATGGGAAAGATGTATAGCACTATCGGGTAATGAAGAGTGGTTGATGATTTTGGGGGATGATGATGTGTTGGGAGAAAAAGTAGTTGAAGAGTTTTATAAAAATTTAGAGGAGATTACGCAAAGGGGAATCAATGTTGTACGATTTTCAACTCAAATTATAGATGAAATAACCAATACAACTTCTAAAATTTTTGTAAATCCTAATTTTGAAAATGCTGCTGATTTTTATTGCAGGAGAAATTTAGGTTTAGTAAGATGTTCTTTATCTGAACATATTTTTAGAAAGAAAAGTTATGTAAAGTATTCTTTTCAAGATTATCCACTGGCTTGGCATAGTGATGATTATGCTTGGATTCAGTTTTCAGAAAGCAAACCAATACTAGCCATAAATAGTGAAAAAGTAAGCATACGAGTGTCAAATGAAAGTTTGACAGGAAGTAAAACTAATCTAAAAGATAAGAGAATTGCTGAATCTATGTTTTATATGGATTTAGTTAAGCATAATTTGAATTTATTTAACAAAGGAGAGCGATTTAAGTTTTTAATGAAAGCTGAAGTGTCAATTAAAAAGTATAGGAAATTAAGCTTAGAAGAATGGAATATTTTGTTTTTGAAATATGTTCATAATTTTGCATTTATTCCTTTTTTAAAATTTACAAGAAGATTCTTGAAAAGTTTTTATCAATGA
- a CDS encoding glycosyltransferase family A protein yields MYHPRVSIIVPCYNQAQYLAEALQSVLGQTYENWECIIVNDGSPDNTKEVAQEWVKKDSRFIYLYKENGGLSSARNAGIAIADGEFILPLDGDDRIGKDYTLLAMKAFQEDSDLKLVYCKAEKFGEESGSWDLPDFSLLNLARQNMIFCSAFFRKKEWERVGGYDVNMIYGWEDWEFWITILKAGGEVKCLDEVGFYYRVKEVSMIKMIDKINQQKNLEYVGVKHADFFIQQFGTFWSIENQISVIKKKHETNLKSEKFVVDLFCKTFFGFTIFGILK; encoded by the coding sequence ATGTATCACCCTAGAGTATCAATTATTGTTCCTTGTTATAACCAAGCCCAGTATTTGGCTGAGGCTTTACAATCTGTATTGGGCCAGACGTATGAGAACTGGGAATGTATTATCGTTAACGATGGTAGTCCAGATAATACAAAAGAGGTAGCTCAAGAATGGGTAAAAAAAGACTCTAGATTTATTTATTTGTATAAAGAAAATGGAGGACTGAGTAGTGCTAGGAATGCTGGTATTGCTATTGCAGATGGAGAGTTTATTCTCCCGTTAGATGGGGATGATCGAATTGGAAAAGATTATACTTTATTAGCTATGAAAGCTTTTCAAGAAGATTCTGATTTAAAATTGGTCTACTGTAAAGCTGAAAAGTTTGGAGAGGAATCGGGGAGTTGGGATTTGCCTGATTTTTCGCTTCTTAATTTGGCTAGGCAAAATATGATCTTTTGTTCTGCTTTTTTTAGAAAAAAGGAATGGGAGAGAGTTGGAGGTTATGATGTTAATATGATTTATGGTTGGGAAGATTGGGAATTTTGGATTACCATTTTAAAAGCTGGGGGTGAAGTAAAATGTTTGGATGAAGTTGGTTTTTACTATAGAGTTAAAGAAGTCTCTATGATAAAAATGATTGATAAAATCAACCAGCAAAAAAATTTGGAATATGTAGGTGTTAAACATGCTGATTTTTTTATCCAACAGTTTGGTACATTTTGGAGTATCGAAAATCAAATATCAGTTATTAAGAAAAAGCATGAAACTAATTTAAAAAGCGAAAAGTTTGTTGTTGATTTGTTTTGCAAGACTTTTTTTGGGTTTACGATTTTTGGAATTTTAAAATAA
- a CDS encoding glycosyltransferase family 2 protein — MNNPLFSILIANYNNGHFFKDCYQSIISQSYENWEAIIVDDGSTDDSITIIRNLIQNDSRFKLFLNDKNRGCGYTKSRCATLANGVILGFLDPDDALKENALEAMIQSHFENPDVAIVTSKFDLVDLNMNFIEAGRQGASISKDKSYLTSVQGILTAFATFKKAKYIMSEGIDVKMKRAVDQDLYYKLEEQGRHLFLDVSLYLYRINENSISANANVYKAQYWHFYSQVKAYKRRKKLNLVIDNFSKVQLKKLKSNYYMLRFERAKDLNQFCKRYYFLIKAIAIFPTHKLQYKLKSLFDL; from the coding sequence ATGAATAATCCACTTTTTTCTATTTTAATAGCAAATTATAATAATGGTCATTTTTTTAAAGATTGTTACCAAAGTATTATATCCCAATCTTATGAGAATTGGGAAGCTATTATTGTAGATGATGGTTCAACGGATGATTCTATTACAATAATTCGAAATTTAATCCAAAACGATTCACGATTTAAGTTGTTTCTAAATGATAAAAACAGAGGTTGTGGTTATACAAAAAGTAGGTGTGCTACTCTAGCCAATGGAGTAATTCTTGGTTTTTTGGATCCTGATGATGCATTAAAAGAAAATGCTTTAGAGGCGATGATTCAGTCACATTTTGAAAATCCTGATGTTGCTATCGTAACTTCAAAATTTGATTTGGTTGATTTAAACATGAATTTTATAGAAGCTGGAAGACAAGGTGCTAGTATTTCAAAGGACAAATCATATTTAACTTCTGTACAAGGAATATTAACAGCTTTTGCGACTTTCAAAAAAGCCAAATACATTATGTCTGAAGGTATTGATGTTAAAATGAAAAGAGCTGTGGATCAGGATTTGTATTATAAACTAGAAGAGCAAGGAAGGCATTTATTTTTAGATGTATCTCTTTATTTATATCGTATTAATGAGAATAGTATTTCGGCTAATGCTAATGTTTATAAAGCACAATATTGGCATTTTTATTCGCAGGTTAAAGCATACAAAAGAAGAAAAAAGTTAAATTTAGTAATAGATAATTTTTCTAAAGTTCAATTAAAGAAGTTAAAGTCTAATTATTATATGCTTCGATTTGAAAGAGCGAAAGATTTGAACCAGTTTTGTAAAAGATATTATTTTTTGATAAAAGCTATCGCAATTTTTCCTACACATAAACTACAATATAAATTAAAATCATTATTTGACCTGTGA
- a CDS encoding glycosyltransferase, whose protein sequence is MELQKNKIAMVSPSQNAYSETFIQAQKKGLDGMVFYYYGGGLPTHLEQYGKLLRRKFFLVYKIKRKLGFTHFNADELAFIDSLKKNKIQVVLAQYGTTANCIVKICEYLRIPLITHFHGYDASVNSVIENCDNYKKVFDYSSSVIAVSISMSEKLIQLGCSKDKILYNTYGPDCSFANIVPEFIDSTFIALGRFVNKKAPYYTILAFKQVHSQFPDSRLIIGGTGELLEVCINLVRTLGLEDAVQLPGIMDRTQFVEYLSKGLAFVQHSVTAQNGDQEGTPLAVLEASAAGLPVVSTKHAGIPDVVIDGETGFIVQEHDVDTMAEKMILLLKNKELAVQLGKNGKERIKNEFSLHRHLNVIDDLIARIINTYE, encoded by the coding sequence ATGGAACTGCAAAAAAATAAAATTGCGATGGTATCACCATCACAAAATGCATATTCTGAAACCTTTATTCAAGCCCAGAAAAAAGGACTTGATGGTATGGTGTTTTATTATTATGGAGGTGGCTTGCCGACTCATTTAGAGCAATATGGAAAATTGCTTCGTCGGAAATTTTTTTTAGTTTACAAAATTAAACGAAAATTAGGGTTTACTCATTTTAATGCAGATGAATTGGCTTTTATAGACTCTTTAAAAAAGAATAAAATACAAGTTGTATTAGCACAATATGGAACAACTGCAAACTGTATCGTAAAAATTTGTGAGTACTTGAGGATTCCTTTAATTACTCATTTTCATGGATACGACGCATCCGTCAATTCTGTTATTGAAAATTGTGACAACTACAAAAAAGTATTTGATTATAGTTCATCTGTAATTGCTGTTTCCATTTCAATGAGTGAAAAACTCATACAATTAGGTTGTTCAAAAGATAAAATATTATATAATACATACGGGCCAGATTGTTCCTTTGCAAATATTGTTCCCGAATTTATTGATTCAACTTTTATCGCCTTAGGTCGTTTTGTAAATAAAAAGGCTCCGTATTATACGATTTTAGCATTCAAGCAAGTGCATAGCCAATTTCCTGACTCAAGGCTTATTATAGGCGGTACTGGAGAATTATTAGAAGTCTGTATAAATTTAGTAAGAACTTTGGGATTGGAAGATGCTGTACAACTGCCAGGTATTATGGATAGAACTCAATTTGTAGAATATTTATCAAAAGGATTGGCTTTTGTACAACATTCCGTTACCGCTCAAAACGGTGATCAAGAGGGTACTCCGTTAGCTGTTTTAGAGGCATCAGCTGCAGGTTTACCTGTGGTTTCTACAAAGCATGCAGGTATTCCCGATGTAGTTATTGACGGAGAAACGGGTTTTATAGTCCAAGAACACGATGTGGATACTATGGCTGAAAAGATGATATTACTCTTAAAGAATAAAGAATTGGCAGTACAGTTGGGTAAGAATGGAAAAGAGAGAATTAAAAATGAATTTTCATTACATAGACATTTGAATGTTATCGATGATTTAATTGCAAGAATAATCAATACTTATGAATAA
- a CDS encoding class I SAM-dependent methyltransferase encodes MNNEFVNIKCTCYNLDRFYIRMSIFNALKVTIPKLKDNLLDIGCGKMPYREYILKNSRVNNYVGLDIEDALQYDSEIKPDFTWNGKEMPFEDSSFECAFGTEVLEHCPNPEVVLKEVFRVLKPNGLFFFTVPFIWNLHEVPNDEYRYTPFSLQRHLEASGFTDIKIKATGGWHASMAQMLGLWVRRSPMSSRKRNVLSCISKPIIKYLIKLDKPEHVVFKEGQMITGLYGTAKK; translated from the coding sequence ATGAATAATGAATTTGTCAATATAAAGTGTACTTGCTATAATTTAGATAGGTTTTATATTAGGATGTCTATATTTAATGCTTTGAAAGTTACAATTCCTAAATTAAAAGATAATCTTCTAGATATAGGTTGTGGTAAGATGCCCTATAGAGAGTATATTTTAAAAAATAGCAGAGTGAATAACTATGTAGGTCTAGATATAGAAGATGCATTACAATACGATTCTGAAATTAAACCTGATTTTACTTGGAATGGAAAAGAAATGCCTTTTGAGGATAGTTCATTTGAATGTGCTTTTGGAACAGAAGTTTTAGAACACTGCCCAAATCCTGAAGTTGTTTTGAAGGAAGTTTTTAGGGTTTTAAAACCAAATGGGCTTTTCTTTTTTACGGTTCCATTTATATGGAATTTGCATGAAGTACCAAATGATGAGTATCGTTATACTCCTTTTTCATTGCAACGCCATTTGGAAGCATCAGGGTTTACTGATATAAAAATAAAAGCGACGGGTGGTTGGCACGCATCAATGGCTCAAATGCTAGGACTTTGGGTAAGAAGAAGCCCAATGAGTTCTAGAAAGCGAAATGTTTTGTCTTGTATTTCGAAACCTATAATTAAGTATCTAATTAAGTTGGATAAACCAGAGCATGTTGTTTTTAAAGAAGGTCAAATGATAACAGGATTGTATGGAACTGCAAAAAAATAA
- a CDS encoding ABC transporter ATP-binding protein: MGKDIILKAENISKQYRLGTVGTGTLSHDLNRWWHKIRGKEDPYLRIGETNDRTTKGASDYVWALQDINFEVQRGEVLGIIGKNGAGKSTLLKILSKVTAPTTGSIKSRGRIASLLEVGTGFNGELTGRENVYLNGAILGMTKKEITAKLDEIIAFSGCERYIDTPVKRYSSGMTVRLAFAVAAFLEPEILVIDEVLAVGDAEFQKKAIGKMQDISKGEGRTVLFVSHNMAAVKSLCTRGIVMEQGRVVFEGGINDSINLYLNLDKKKNTSTEVVISDSNRRFVNTKEIEFLSAKLLNPLYENCFANSKDIVVGLNFKVNKKVAKYRIAGSIFNSEEYKVGTFFTNDKDFYAQGELVYEELSIHNHNLAKGEYYFALSIGIGNEEYGNVEYDIVYEVLNFEITHKFDLDSPINKWPRDWGNLSFQSKLKVSNE, translated from the coding sequence ATGGGTAAAGATATTATTTTAAAAGCCGAAAACATCTCCAAGCAATACCGATTAGGTACCGTTGGGACAGGTACGCTCAGTCACGACTTGAACCGTTGGTGGCACAAGATAAGAGGAAAAGAAGATCCGTATTTGAGAATTGGCGAGACTAATGATAGAACCACAAAAGGAGCGTCGGATTATGTTTGGGCTTTGCAAGATATTAATTTTGAGGTACAACGAGGAGAGGTACTGGGAATCATAGGAAAGAATGGCGCTGGGAAATCGACTCTGCTAAAGATTTTATCCAAAGTAACCGCACCCACCACGGGGAGCATCAAATCACGAGGACGTATTGCCTCTTTATTGGAAGTAGGTACTGGATTTAATGGTGAACTCACCGGACGCGAAAATGTCTATTTAAACGGTGCTATTTTAGGGATGACCAAAAAAGAAATCACTGCCAAGTTAGACGAAATCATAGCTTTCTCGGGTTGCGAGCGTTATATAGATACTCCTGTTAAAAGATACAGCAGTGGAATGACCGTGCGTTTGGCCTTTGCCGTAGCCGCATTCCTAGAACCTGAAATCTTAGTAATCGATGAGGTGTTAGCCGTAGGCGACGCCGAATTCCAAAAGAAAGCCATCGGTAAAATGCAAGACATCTCCAAAGGCGAAGGAAGGACGGTCTTGTTTGTGAGTCATAATATGGCGGCGGTGAAGAGTTTGTGTACGAGGGGGATTGTGATGGAGCAGGGGAGAGTGGTGTTTGAAGGGGGGATTAATGATTCAATCAACTTATATTTAAATTTAGATAAAAAGAAAAATACAAGTACCGAAGTTGTTATATCGGATAGTAATAGAAGGTTTGTTAATACCAAAGAGATTGAATTTTTATCAGCTAAACTTTTAAATCCGTTATACGAAAATTGTTTTGCTAACTCAAAAGATATAGTAGTTGGTTTAAATTTTAAGGTAAATAAAAAAGTAGCTAAGTATAGAATTGCTGGGTCAATTTTTAATAGTGAGGAATATAAAGTTGGTACTTTTTTTACGAATGACAAAGACTTTTATGCGCAAGGAGAGTTAGTATATGAGGAGCTTTCTATACATAACCATAATCTTGCAAAAGGAGAGTATTATTTTGCTTTATCAATTGGAATAGGGAATGAAGAATATGGTAATGTTGAGTATGATATTGTTTATGAGGTTTTAAATTTTGAAATTACTCACAAATTTGATTTGGATTCTCCAATTAATAAGTGGCCTAGAGATTGGGGAAATTTATCGTTTCAATCAAAACTAAAGGTATCAAATGAATAA
- a CDS encoding ABC transporter permease, with amino-acid sequence MNTTPTQNEDWLFEITPKNSFFSLPLKEVWQYRDLLFLFVKRDIVTVYKQTVLGPLWYLIQPLFTSITFTIIFNSVAGIETGVVPPFLFNMAGITVWNYFTACLNGTSDTFRANAAIFGKVYFPRIITPISIVVSNLIKLGIQVFIFLVFYAYFYVQGAEVGFHWTAVFFPFLVLLMGVLGLGLGMIISSLVTKYRDFTHLIGFGVQLLMYLSAVMYPLALIEDKLPKYGWLVHYNPLAYIIETSRYMLLNVGTLSVKGLLFTFVVTMLVFFLGLLIFNRTEKSFIDTV; translated from the coding sequence ATGAATACCACACCTACCCAAAATGAAGATTGGTTGTTTGAAATAACACCCAAGAATTCCTTTTTTTCACTGCCTCTGAAAGAGGTCTGGCAGTACCGTGATTTGTTGTTCCTATTTGTGAAGCGAGATATTGTAACAGTTTACAAACAAACTGTTTTAGGACCCTTGTGGTATTTGATTCAGCCCTTATTCACTTCGATTACTTTTACCATTATTTTTAATTCCGTTGCTGGAATCGAAACAGGAGTTGTTCCGCCATTTTTATTCAATATGGCTGGGATTACCGTTTGGAATTATTTTACGGCCTGCTTGAATGGTACCTCTGATACTTTTAGAGCCAATGCTGCAATATTTGGAAAAGTGTATTTTCCAAGAATCATCACTCCAATTTCTATAGTAGTTTCCAATTTAATAAAGTTGGGGATTCAGGTTTTTATTTTTCTAGTCTTTTATGCCTATTTTTATGTTCAAGGAGCAGAAGTTGGTTTCCATTGGACGGCAGTTTTTTTTCCATTCTTAGTGTTACTTATGGGAGTTTTAGGTTTGGGACTGGGAATGATCATCTCTTCTTTGGTTACTAAATATAGAGATTTTACGCATCTGATTGGTTTTGGAGTGCAGTTGTTAATGTATTTATCGGCAGTGATGTACCCTTTAGCGCTTATTGAAGATAAACTGCCGAAGTATGGATGGTTAGTCCATTACAATCCCTTGGCTTATATCATTGAAACATCACGATATATGTTATTGAATGTGGGGACCTTGTCTGTAAAGGGGCTACTTTTTACTTTTGTAGTTACTATGCTCGTTTTTTTTCTGGGTCTGCTTATATTTAATCGAACAGAGAAAAGTTTTATTGATACGGTGTAG
- a CDS encoding polysaccharide biosynthesis protein, producing the protein MSTATQNFFSRANLKFNIHNLSYLPRWIIVVMDTMVLNVSFFFTVLIFKGTGLEYIVTPHYLVYISLLMGVNVFFFWLFRTYSGIIRHSSYIDAVKLLFSQMAVLVVFLITNFFYEVSTGEKAILNTALFINIVLSFCGLFLYRVVVKQTFELYFSDKGTNKLIRTIIYGTDANAISVANALKFETPSRFKIVGFVDKNNMNSNKRMLDLPILVQKKKLPTLMRSVGAEAIIIADKSLSKEEQLQIVDKCLEFNYRVYTVPLISNWENQKEISEKVKNIQIEDLLERNPIILDNKTISKDLKDKTILITGAAGSIGSEIVRQVIQFKPHSIVLVDQGETPLHQLTLELETIVTDSNLHSVIADVRNKEVMRRVFRTHSPQVVYHAAAYKHVPLMEENPAQAIQTNVEGTKNVADLSCEFKVKKFVMVSTDKAVNPSNVMGASKRIAEKYVQSLQLKSIRENNGKGTKFITTRFGNVLGSNGSVVPLFTKQIAAGGPVTITHQDIIRYFMTIPEACQLVLEAGSMGKGGEIYIFDMGKPVKIIDLARKMIKLAGFIPDKDIPIKIVGLRPGEKLYEELLNDTSKTIPTYHEKIMIAEEIQDEFENLHLEIEELIGMSTFFSNEDIVGKMKKIVPEFKSMNSAFQFLDS; encoded by the coding sequence TTGAGTACAGCTACACAAAATTTTTTTTCTAGAGCGAACCTGAAGTTCAATATTCATAATTTGAGTTATTTACCTCGATGGATTATCGTGGTGATGGATACTATGGTACTCAATGTCTCTTTCTTTTTTACGGTATTGATTTTTAAGGGAACTGGTTTAGAATATATCGTTACGCCACATTATTTAGTGTACATCAGTTTGTTGATGGGGGTTAATGTGTTTTTCTTTTGGTTGTTCCGTACCTATTCTGGTATTATTCGTCATTCTTCTTATATTGATGCTGTCAAGCTATTGTTTTCTCAAATGGCGGTATTGGTAGTTTTTTTAATCACTAATTTCTTTTATGAAGTCAGTACAGGGGAAAAAGCCATTTTGAATACGGCCTTGTTTATTAATATTGTACTTTCTTTTTGTGGTTTGTTCTTGTATCGCGTGGTGGTCAAACAAACTTTCGAATTGTATTTTTCGGATAAAGGAACTAATAAATTGATTCGCACCATTATTTATGGGACGGATGCCAATGCTATTTCAGTAGCCAATGCACTGAAGTTTGAAACTCCATCGCGATTTAAGATTGTTGGTTTTGTGGATAAGAACAATATGAATTCGAATAAACGAATGTTGGATTTGCCCATACTTGTTCAAAAGAAAAAATTACCCACTTTGATGCGATCTGTTGGTGCTGAGGCTATCATTATAGCGGATAAGTCCTTAAGTAAGGAAGAACAATTGCAAATTGTAGATAAGTGTTTAGAATTCAATTACAGGGTATATACAGTGCCTTTGATTTCGAACTGGGAAAATCAAAAAGAGATTTCAGAAAAGGTAAAAAACATTCAAATTGAAGACCTTTTGGAGCGTAATCCTATTATTTTGGATAACAAAACCATTTCAAAAGATTTAAAAGATAAAACCATATTAATCACAGGAGCTGCTGGTTCTATAGGAAGTGAAATCGTGCGTCAAGTGATTCAATTCAAGCCGCATTCGATAGTTTTAGTGGATCAAGGGGAGACTCCATTGCATCAATTGACTTTAGAATTAGAAACTATTGTTACCGATTCCAATTTGCATAGTGTTATTGCTGATGTTCGCAATAAAGAAGTAATGCGCAGAGTATTTAGAACGCATTCTCCACAAGTGGTGTATCATGCAGCAGCCTATAAGCATGTTCCTTTGATGGAAGAAAATCCTGCACAGGCTATACAAACGAATGTTGAAGGTACCAAGAATGTTGCGGATTTATCTTGTGAATTCAAAGTAAAAAAGTTTGTTATGGTTTCTACTGACAAAGCGGTTAATCCGAGCAATGTCATGGGAGCAAGTAAGCGAATTGCGGAAAAATATGTGCAATCGTTGCAATTGAAAAGTATCAGAGAGAATAATGGAAAAGGAACCAAATTCATTACGACTCGTTTTGGAAATGTATTGGGTTCTAATGGCTCTGTAGTACCTTTGTTTACCAAACAAATTGCAGCTGGGGGGCCTGTTACCATTACGCACCAAGATATTATTCGTTACTTTATGACGATACCAGAAGCCTGTCAGTTGGTTTTGGAAGCGGGTTCTATGGGCAAAGGTGGCGAGATTTATATTTTTGATATGGGTAAGCCTGTAAAAATTATTGATTTGGCTAGGAAAATGATAAAACTGGCTGGTTTTATTCCGGATAAAGACATTCCAATCAAAATTGTTGGATTGCGTCCAGGTGAAAAATTGTATGAAGAACTTTTAAATGACACTTCTAAAACCATTCCAACTTATCACGAAAAAATCATGATTGCTGAGGAAATTCAGGATGAATTTGAAAATCTGCACCTTGAAATTGAAGAACTAATCGGAATGTCTACTTTCTTTAGTAATGAAGATATTGTAGGTAAAATGAAAAAAATTGTACCTGAATTTAAAAGTATGAATTCTGCCTTTCAGTTTTTGGATAGTTAG
- the rfbA gene encoding glucose-1-phosphate thymidylyltransferase RfbA, whose amino-acid sequence MKGIILAGGSGTRLHPLTLAMSKQMMPVYDKPMIYYPLSTLMMAGIHEILIISTPHDLPNFKKLLGDGSQIGCQFSYAEQAIPNGLAQAFVIGADFIGDDSVALVLGDNIFFGANMHELLQSNTNPEGGVVFAYHVSDPERYGVVEFDENQKALSIEEKPLQPKSNYAVPGLYFYDNSVVEIAKNIQPSARGEYEITDVNKVYLAQGKLKVGILSRGTAWLDTGTFNSLMQAGQFVQVLEERQGLKVGCIEEIAWRQGFICEAELKAIAEPLRKSGYGDYLLGLLKQRG is encoded by the coding sequence ATGAAAGGAATAATACTAGCCGGTGGATCCGGTACCCGTTTACATCCCCTAACATTGGCGATGAGCAAACAAATGATGCCCGTTTATGACAAACCAATGATTTATTATCCGTTATCGACCCTAATGATGGCGGGAATACACGAGATTTTGATTATCTCTACGCCGCACGATTTGCCTAATTTTAAAAAGTTATTGGGTGATGGTAGTCAGATAGGCTGCCAATTCAGCTATGCGGAACAAGCGATTCCTAATGGTTTAGCACAAGCTTTTGTGATTGGGGCAGATTTTATTGGTGATGATTCGGTGGCCTTAGTTTTGGGGGACAATATCTTTTTTGGAGCCAACATGCATGAATTGTTGCAATCGAATACAAATCCTGAGGGAGGAGTGGTTTTTGCGTATCATGTTTCGGATCCAGAACGGTATGGGGTGGTTGAGTTTGATGAAAATCAGAAAGCACTTTCAATAGAAGAAAAGCCACTACAACCTAAGTCCAATTATGCAGTACCAGGTTTGTATTTTTATGATAATTCGGTTGTAGAAATTGCTAAAAATATTCAGCCTAGTGCTCGAGGAGAATATGAAATCACCGATGTGAATAAAGTGTATTTGGCACAAGGCAAACTCAAAGTAGGCATACTGAGTAGGGGAACGGCATGGTTGGATACAGGTACGTTTAACAGTTTGATGCAAGCCGGTCAGTTTGTTCAGGTTTTAGAAGAACGTCAAGGTTTAAAAGTGGGTTGCATTGAAGAAATCGCTTGGAGACAAGGCTTTATCTGTGAAGCCGAATTAAAGGCCATCGCTGAACCCCTTCGCAAGTCGGGTTATGGCGATTATTTGTTGGGCTTGTTGAAGCAGAGAGGTTAA